ttggtgattttgttgttgtttctctTTCCTTATTTTGTAGGTACTGAAGAGCAGGACTTTGCACCTTGACTTTGTTGAAGAGCATGTGAGTTCATTTTCTTTAGGTCCACTTGTTATTATCATCTTCTTTTCATTCAAGTATCTTTGTATAAAGacactttttccttttttttgtaatttattgattacaattatatattattcatgtttttttttgtctaaaatTGTGGGGTTGGAATGAGTATACCAGTGTGATGGGAATGAGGATGATTAATTTTGAGGGGGTGTATCTGCAGATATTTATTCCTATCACATGCTTATTCTAGGTTTTTTTAATGAAGGATGACTTATTAATTTTGTAAATTGCATGTGTTAATGATGATGCTGTATTTTGTTTTGGAAATCTTAGCTGCCCTTTGTTTAGATCTGCTTCCTGTGGATATGTGTTTGTCTCTAGAATAAATATGGTTTGTCTTGTCAGCATGGGAGAGACAGAAAGATGGAATATGTGTGATTTGTTTATGCTTTTGTGAATTAGATTTTTCATGAGAACCCATTTGGCATTTGCTCATCTCAACTGCAaaattttacttttggttatgGTTGTCATAAGCTTGTTAGATTTTCTTCTGTTACTTAAATGGAATAAGATCTAATGTATGGAAGCCGTTTTCTCATTTAACTCTCGTGTTAGAACCTTCTTCTGAAAGGGAATGATTAGTAATCGAGGATGGTGGAATTAGATTATTGCTTCCAAACAATGTTAAATGTAATTAGTTTAAAAGATAAGGTTGGTTGTAGAAGTGTTTAAGTCTTTATACCTCTTTAGAGCCAAGAAGGTCAATTTCTGTTGAATTTGACTGAAATCTGTGTTGTTGTGGTGGGTCTTGCAGACAATTCAGGCTAGGTCTTTGAAGTTGGAGAGTATTAGATTGGGATCTTAGAACTGAGGAAATGGAGGTATATGGAAAATCTGTGGTTGAAGCTCCTTCAAATGTTATTTATCTGTCAAGTATTTTGGGTCAGGATGGTCCAATTCCTGTTCACAAATGCAACTGGAAATGCGAAAATGAACGTGTTTGTGGAAACATGTTTCGCTGCAAGATAACAGGGCTGACTCACATCTGTGATAAAAACTGTAACCAGAGAATTGTGTATGATAACCACAGCTCTCTTTGCCTGGCAAGTGGTCAAATGTTCCCCCTCACGCTGGTGGAGGAGCAAGCGGTGAGAGGTGTTCGCAGAAAGCTTGACGCGGAGAATTCACCCGTTGATAACGGTGGTTGTAAGCGTAGAAGGGATGCACAATTTCATCCTTCTCCGTTCGAGAGGTCTTTCTCTGCTGTCAGTCCTATCTGCAGCCAAGTTGGAGATGGCATGGATCTGAACTAGATGTCTATTATATAACTGAAAAGActttttatcatttttcatgttctgttgaagttttttttatcttttttctatCAGCTGAGTATCTATAACAGAACTTGAACTATTATGAGTTACTTATTGGTGGACTTGATGTGTCCCCATATGATGTAGGAAGTACTTATGTTTCTAGCAATAATGGAATGTAGCATTTAAATTAACTTGAGTGTTGAATGGGGCTTTGACCTTTGGGCAGTTTCTTGTTAACCTTATTGAGCATCTCACTGCTATGGCTTACTACAGGATGTGTGTATGAGCAATGTGCTCACTTTTTTCTGATAGTGTGTCGCAAAGTAGCCATATTTTAGTATTAGCATACTTATTGCTAATGTCTTGAGTTAGCATTCTTTCAATAGCAAGCAATTTTGAATCTTGCCCTATTGATAAATTTATTTAGGGTTATGTTGATAAACTTGATGTAAGACCAGGTTCTCACCACTCTCAGTTCTTCATTTGAAGAATTTTGGTATTTTATTTGTTGAAGACTAAATTGTGTTTTGCTTTTTAACTCTTCCCATTTCTGTTACAGGCTCAAGGGTGATGATCTAGTTCACATTTTCACATATGTTAATCACTTTTCAATTACTTTTTGTTTGTGATTTGATTGAGGTTAATGTAACTTGTGCAGGTTCTGAAGTATGCTTGCAAGGAGCATTCAAAGAATTTATGTTGCAATGctgaatatttttttatgatattGAATTGCTTTATGTTATGCCATGAAATATTGATAATTGTCTTATTTTCTTATTGGCACAGGCATTGCAACTTTTGCTTGAATCTCTGTCTTTGCTGAAGTCTGGAGAAGCAGAAAGCAATGGGGGTGATAAATAGTTAAAAGACTAAGCGGGTGATCCTGAAATCATTGGATTTCAAAAGAACTGAGGCAAGAACAGTTATGATTTGATGCTCTTCAGAAATGATACAAACATGAATGTGGAAAGCAATGGGGGTGATAAATAGTTAAAAGACTAAGCGGGTGATCCTGAAATCATTGGATTTCAAAAGAACTGAGGCAAGAACAGTTATGATTTGATGCTCTTCAGAAATGATACAAACATGAATGTGgaaagctgaagaagaagggATGCCTAATCTTGAATATTGATTTACTTTGAAATTTCAGACCTCATGAACCTGCCATGTGTGTGACTGAGGTCTCGAGTTCAAGTCCTAGAAACAACCTCTTATGTAAAGAACAGGGTAAGGTTTACGATAGACCAAGTGGTCGGACCCTTCCCTAGACCTCGCACATAGCGTGGGCTTATTCTGCTTGAGGTTCCACTTAGTACTCTATTTCTTGCACACACTGAGGTGGCATTGAGCAAATAGAGAGAGGCCTTACTAGGATACTGTAATCATCTTCCATCTGTCATACCTGCATATTATTTCTCTTATAATTGTGTGGAAGGATAGAAAGTAAATTCTCCAAATTGCCTTGTTCATGATTTATGTTGTAGACTTGTGGTTTCTACTTCTAATAGTATGTCACAAGCACATGTAATAAGCAGAACAACTCTGATTCTGATATTTGTGAAAGCTAGAGCtttgtaaaatatttttcattttctaacaTTTGACATCCTTGTCTCATACATTATGCTAATGGCATACGGTTCCAATTCCCAACCAATGAAATTTGGAACTATTCAGGTAGCTATACTAATAgtggtttattttttttttgggtttttaaaTGATGCCAATTACTTTGCCTGCTTTTTACTCGACTGTACCCTGAAAAATAGGTTTGAAATCTTGATTGAGTTTGCTTTGAAATTTTCAAGCCTTTCCAACCTCTTAGGGAGAATTTTATACTCTAatatagaattaaaaaaaaaattgttgaggaactgtttctttatttttttttacagaacTCAATATTTTCAATTATTAGTATTACATGAAGTTGTTCaaactgaaaaagaaaaaaaaaatcaaaaccaaacTTCTACCAGCTTTAGACCAGAAGTTTGTACTTTGTTATGTGGTTAGGTGGAGTTGATAATCATTAGTTGTAGCCTTGTAGGAGGTCAAATATATTGTTGAAAAGTTATTCTGTCTCGTGTGAAAAGGTTCGATAGTTGCTATATGTCAATGTTCTGAAATCTGAAGTACTATAGAAGTTTCCCTGCCCTCTAACGTATTACCTAGTCAACATTCTTCTGTCTGTGATTTGAGGAATCATAGGTCACTTCTTTATAGGATCATCCTATGCAATCTGTGATGGAAATTCATGATTCTCTGATCAGGTGTTTCAGATAGATTTCCTTATTTGTACAATTTCCCATGAAATAGCAAAAGGCAAAGAATTGCTTCTTGATTAGGCCatccaaaacaaaagaaatactAAACCCAAAAAGGTAGTACTGTGGCTGACAATTTCATTAAAGCAAAGTAACGTTTTTGGTTTTCTAATGCCAAAGAAACTCTCATCACAAGACATGGCACTGAAATCCTTAAATTACAAATATATGGAGGATTTCCCATTTATGATTCATTAATTTCCTCTAGCTCCAACCCAATAACACAACCAATAATACCAACAAGAATCATAGAAAAAATGCTAAGAGTAGTATCATGGAAATTACCCCTTTTCCTTCTAATTCTTTTGACTTTCTCATCTTgcactttctcttccattttcACCATAACCAACAACTGCCCTGATACTATATGGCCAGGCACACTCTCCGGCGCTGGCACGCCACCACTCTCATCGACCGGATTCCGGCTGGAATCAGGCCAGATTGCCAAACTGACAAGTGTTCCGGGGTGGTCCGGTAGGATATGGGCAAGGACCGGCTGCTCATTTGATGCAACAGGGATTGGCAAATGCCTAACAGGTGATTGTGGTGGAAGGCTGGAATGTGATGGAAGTGGTGCAGCTCCCCCTACCTCCTTGTTTGAGATTACACTTGGTCAAGGTGATATACAAGATTACTATGATGTCAGCATGGTGGATGGCTACAATCTGCCACTGCTTGTTCAACCAAGAGGTGTTTATGGAAGTGGTGCTTGTAATGCCACAGGTTGTGTCACTGATATAAATAGAGGTAAGTTTTCATTTAAAATGAAACTATAAATTCTAACATAGTTCATTAGGTCCAATAATTAGATATGGTTAAAACATTTTATGTCTATATACATGttattcattttcatttttatccttacaTTTTAGTGTTATAACTCCAAATGACAGATTTTGTAACAAAGTTAAGCACCAAATTAATAATGAGTTTCATTTTATGCATAACATCCAATTCATGTTTTAAGCATTGCATATGAGTGCATTAAAACTCCCGTTATATGCGCAGATCCGGAGAAGGGTCGACCATATAGTCTATTGTACACAACATTACCTTATTTTTTACATAAGAGGTTGTTTCCAATACTTGAATATGTGATCTCAGTCACATGGTAGTAACTTCTTATCGCTGCGCCAAAAAATTTGATTTTGCAGGTTGTCCAAAAGAACTTCAGGTTGTTGTTGGAGATGAATACCAAGGTGGTGTTGTTGGGTGTAAGAGTGCTTGTGAGGCATTTGGATCGGATCAGTACTGTTGCAGTGGACAATTTGCCAACCCAACAACATGCCAACCCTCTTATTATTCCACCATTTTCAAGAAGGCTTGTCCAAGAGCTTATAGTTATGCATTTGATGATGGCACCAGCACTTTCACTTGCAAAGCCTATGAATATGACATTGTTTTCTGCCCCAACAGCAATAGGTACATATTTTCTCCATGAAATTGGGTCATTTTCCCATTCTCTTCCAATTTATaccatgtttggatcaacttatttttcctcagaatcaattctgacattCGGAAACTACTCACATAAACATCTcgtcataattgattttggctttaaaTTCAATTGTAGGAGAATTTTCAAATATGTACTTAATGTTAAATACTAGAAAACAACATTCTAACACTCAATCCAACATTTTGCATTACAACAATTCAGGATTAAAAATGATGCAtttcctccacctccaccaccatcaaTTAGATGGCCCAATCAGAAGATTCAGCAGGCCAGTTCTGCTTCAAATATTATCTTTCCCTTTCAAGTGACAATCTTTCTCTTGGTGGCCACCCTCTCTGTTTTGGCTGCAAAGACATGGCCAATGATGTGAAACAATGCCAGCAGAGAATCCCACAAGTGTTTCTTGGAAATTTTATAGAAGCAGTGAGCAGCGAAAATGAAACATGGTCCAAATAACCAAATCGTGTAAACAAGAATATGAGAATCCTCTGAAGTAATTATTAAACACTTCGACCCATTTATTTGTCTTTGTGCTTTTCCTTGTTACATTTAGGTGGTTTAGTGATTAACCAACTATCCCAAATTCCGAATAGATTAAAGTTGTTGGACAAACTACATATTAAGagctatatattatatttttaacatgTTCCTTTATACAATAGTCTAGAGGCGCCTAATGtgcataactttttttttcctaagtTACACAATCTCATCATGACATGTTATCATATAGGTTCACAATCGATTACCCAATTGAAAAACCAAATGTTTTTCAGTTTTGGCCCACATTTATTCTAAATCCTTGAAAGACCCTAGAAACAAAGTTTTGTTTATTCGAAAAGAGGCCCATTCCCCTCTTTATATGACTGAAGATGTAaatgagttatgatatatacacacctcttcacttcttttccaccttcatttctatctatttctcttttctctacccatcaaatcacctatcacatctttactttctctcacctttcttcctatctctctcttcctccacctctccacacctcaaaaatgTGAGGTGTGAATATATAATTATTCGATGTAAagaattattttcattttaaatatttttaaatttaaatttaattaaaacatgataaattgattaattcaaattaaatgaCTGGTGTCGGTGCataataattaaattcaatTATTATATGGATGCTGGGAAAGTTGCAATTGAGAATGTGTGTGGGGGGTTTATTGAACACGATTCATCGCTGTTGATCAAGGCTTCAAGCCAAGTGCTCTTGAGTTTGACCACTTCTATAGTGGTAATACTCGATATCGCACTACCAAGTACCAACCATAATATCTTCTTCAAACTTTATTTATTGAGGATGGCTTCATAGTTAATACTGATAAAATGGGATATTTTTTCATCACAAATATAATTGGACCGAAAGAGTAAACAACTAAGAAATTTTCACATCAACAAAGTatcaaaaaattcaaatacaacaaaaataattttagcataaaatttattttaatatattctgGGTGTTTTAATTGATTATGGCCACACATAATTAAATAACAATTTTTCTGTCTTTAATATGTGGCTGGTCTGGGAGGCGTAAAATCTAAACCCCAGGCCGGCCTCATTGGTAGAGATTATAAAGCATCAAACAAAAACCTGAGCAATTCCCATTATTTTATTCTATAACAAAAGCAACAAGAGCTTCACATGTTAGCATAAACCTGAATTAAGTCCGTATAGGAcaaattttatgagatttttttaGGCATTTTTTTAAGGTAACTAAATGAGACTATATTGGGATTTTTATTCCTTAAATAGATTTATTTTTTAGTGCGAGTAGTTAGTCATAAAGTCTGATGGGTATGGAtactaatattcttttttttttgaacagatgGATACTAATATTCAATCCTACTAAGACCTAATTAAATAACATACTAGTTTTtaacccgtgccttgcacggggaatttaattttggatttttttttgttaatcaattaatatctttttttaatttattctatataggtatttggtttatttttcattttttacacgTTTGTGGTGTAGGTTATTGTTTTTGCAAAGTAATGTGTTTAAGGGTCGAAAGCACATTTAAATTGACGTATGCATGAAGATTTGCAAACATAAAAcgatttattgaatattttagtAACATGGTCAATATACGAAAAACAAATGTCAAAATGTTTGAAAGTTACCACCAAggtcaatttaccaaaaaaaacacattgtcaacgtgggtaaagacatcaaagtgAAAGTTTAGCACATAGGCTCTTTATTTGTAAACCATCTTGAGGAAATGCTACtaattctttgaaaacttaaTCTTTTTGAATATTTTTGCATCGTtacttccaacaacttctgttaTGGATCTATCGTCTGAACGACGTTTAATAAGTGTGTTGGAGTCTTCAATTATAGGTGGAGGTGTGTTTCGTTTAACACTTTTAGTGATTGTCTGAAAAACAAACATATTTTGAAATAATGATGACCAATGTCTAAAACAAACCTATTTGACAATAGTGATGACCAACACCTCAATCAGAGATTTTACATTTGAATCGGAAATATCAAAATTCATTATGTAGATATAAATAATCATTATTTAGCAATAAGAGTTTAAAATTTTacctttgttttgaattttgaaattatttgtggGTCCTTGCAAATTTTCAAGACGTTAAATGCTGATTTAAACCACCTTCCGCATCTATCCTTCCCTTCAATCTTCCATGTTCCCGATCTACactgaatttaaattaaaatgaaaaaattaatatattatgaattaagtGAGCAATGAAAATGTACCTTTTTTTGACATTACTATGTTtaccttttccattttttccaATATCTCGTTGCCTTTTTTGTTCATCAGATAACAACCTTCGCGATAAAAAACGGTAAACGTTGCAGATCCAGTATCATCAGCAACATTAAGCAACAATTTGTACCTGATGtaaacattaataattaaataaactgaatatcttacaaattaatttatttatcgaaTTTGTAGATTATCGTATGCTAGGAGTGACATGCTTGTTACATTTTTCACAATAATATTGTGCTCCGTCAGAGTATGCTGCTGAGTGACATTCACAGTTATGGTAATACCAATCATTTGTGCTCTAAATTTTCTTAATCATGGCATATATAATGAATATTGTACGCTGTAGAAATgaataaaatgcaaaaaaaaaaaattcgtaGTTACAACTGATTGTTAGATTAACAGTGATGATAACATATGTAAATGTAATACGTTTAAATGTAAATACTTagtaacatgttttttttaaatgggaaatgattgtacttgattttgttgttatttttttagatagtaatttatttatagaaaaagtaattaaatttgtatagtgtaaactttatttttctaaaaggaGTGATTATAGAGTCTACTGTTTTTATAACTCAATATAAAACACACTATTTAAGATCCATCAAATACGTTTAtatagtaacaaaaaaaaatacgtttatataagagtttttatatttattaaatgataattaaaataCTCTTTAAAAGAACtttaagtagtttttttttcttttttatatacggtatttacttttaaagaagtttttttaaattgattaaaatttaaaatttttttaaaaattaaataagtgttccatcattttttttataaaaaaattaaaacgtttttttttaagaattgaatatattagttgttgttttaactgt
This is a stretch of genomic DNA from Lotus japonicus ecotype B-129 chromosome 1, LjGifu_v1.2. It encodes these proteins:
- the LOC130734063 gene encoding uncharacterized protein LOC130734063, yielding MEVYGKSVVEAPSNVIYLSSILGQDGPIPVHKCNWKCENERVCGNMFRCKITGLTHICDKNCNQRIVYDNHSSLCLASGQMFPLTLVEEQAVRGVRRKLDAENSPVDNGGCKRRRDAQFHPSPFERSFSAVSPICSQVGDGMDLN